One genomic segment of Myxococcus xanthus includes these proteins:
- a CDS encoding GGDEF domain-containing protein gives MKSPFCGDTVNSRPFTLLVVDDSQSTLPRLARALGPEDFALRITAHGPEVPRLAREVSLVVLCPGEDTQASVGLLERLIPEEGPVGPPVVLVAPPEPRAFWLEALRRGAEVVLDPWTPDELVARVHRALAAQARMASLAAQVSELQRLSSTDGLTGLHNHRHFQERLREEFRRAQRYDDSLSLILLDLDYFKEINDKYGHSAGDGVLREVAAALTRGVRETDLVARYGGEEFAVLLPRTHLTGALTVAERVRRELRALRLEVSDSLQVTASLGVSSFPHRTVLTPEQLLLTADEALYQAKRDGRDRICLHPQLPVGPLGT, from the coding sequence GTGAAATCACCATTTTGCGGGGACACTGTGAACTCCAGGCCCTTCACCCTGCTGGTAGTGGACGACTCGCAGTCGACGTTGCCTCGGTTGGCCCGTGCGCTGGGCCCGGAGGATTTCGCCCTCCGAATCACCGCCCACGGCCCGGAGGTGCCGAGGTTGGCGCGGGAGGTATCGCTGGTGGTGCTCTGCCCGGGCGAGGACACCCAGGCCAGCGTGGGGTTGCTCGAACGCCTGATACCCGAGGAAGGCCCGGTGGGGCCCCCCGTGGTGCTCGTGGCCCCACCCGAACCCAGGGCATTCTGGCTGGAGGCCCTGCGCCGCGGCGCTGAGGTCGTCTTGGACCCATGGACGCCGGATGAACTGGTGGCCCGGGTGCATCGCGCCCTGGCCGCGCAGGCCCGGATGGCGTCGCTCGCCGCCCAGGTGAGCGAGCTGCAGCGGCTGTCGTCGACGGACGGCCTCACGGGCCTCCACAACCACCGGCATTTCCAGGAGCGGCTGAGGGAGGAGTTCCGCCGTGCCCAGCGTTATGACGACTCCCTGTCGCTCATCCTGCTGGACTTGGATTACTTCAAGGAAATCAACGACAAGTACGGCCACTCCGCGGGCGACGGCGTGCTGCGCGAGGTGGCCGCCGCGCTCACCCGGGGCGTGCGCGAGACGGACCTGGTGGCCCGCTATGGCGGCGAGGAGTTCGCGGTGCTGCTGCCCCGCACCCACCTCACCGGGGCGCTCACCGTCGCCGAGCGCGTCCGCCGCGAGCTGCGCGCCCTGCGGCTGGAGGTGTCGGACAGCCTGCAAGTCACCGCGTCATTGGGGGTTTCCAGCTTCCCCCACCGCACCGTCCTCACCCCGGAGCAGCTGCTCCTGACGGCCGACGAGGCCCTCTACCAGGCCAAACGGGACGGCAGGGATCGCATCTGCCTACATCCCCAGCTCCCGGTCGGTCCGCTCGGAACCTAG
- a CDS encoding bifunctional metallophosphatase/5'-nucleotidase: MTKKTALARREALLALAAVLASGCATSPPSPTPAPPSGTVRLTLLHLADVYQVQAVEEGRGGMARAATLRKQVLRESPHVLTLMGGDTLSPSVESLVEVDGKALKGRHMVDAWNAFGLDYAVLGNHEFDFGDDVLRERIRDSRFTWLGANVRDTKSGGLFAGVQASAVRELGGIKLGLFGVVLQETKATTKAGKDTLFGDVCEAARGEVAKLREAGAQVVVALTHLTADQDRALTRCVKVDAVLGGHDHEALEDRSTGTPIFKVAADAVDLGRLTLDVDAATATVRQVTWQTLPVTRQVPEDAAFNAAMQPYAALFNQLSEHVGRSPVPLEARAAMVRTQETNLGSFVADAFRAAARADVALVNAGALRADAVLPAGGVTRRDLHAILPYADELVVLEVKGDTLRAALENGVSLSREDSRPGRFPQVSGLEFTFDSDRPAGQRVLGVKVGGRPLDKAATYRLATLSFLASGKDGYDMLRNQPSTPARVTGNSPLDVLAEAFRTGTPSPHAQADGRISRLGTGALAPDARQPPAPLK; the protein is encoded by the coding sequence ATGACGAAGAAGACAGCGCTGGCCCGACGTGAGGCCCTGCTCGCGTTGGCCGCGGTCCTTGCCAGCGGATGCGCCACGAGCCCCCCCTCCCCCACGCCCGCACCGCCTTCCGGCACGGTGCGCCTGACGCTCCTTCACCTAGCGGACGTCTACCAGGTCCAGGCCGTCGAGGAAGGAAGGGGGGGCATGGCCCGCGCCGCCACGCTGCGCAAGCAGGTGCTTCGCGAGAGCCCCCACGTCCTGACGCTGATGGGGGGCGACACGCTGTCTCCGTCCGTGGAGTCGCTGGTGGAGGTGGACGGCAAGGCGCTCAAGGGCCGGCACATGGTGGACGCGTGGAATGCGTTCGGCCTGGACTATGCGGTGCTGGGCAACCACGAGTTCGACTTCGGCGACGATGTCCTGCGTGAGCGCATCCGCGATTCCCGCTTCACGTGGCTCGGGGCCAACGTGCGGGACACGAAGTCCGGGGGCCTCTTCGCGGGGGTCCAGGCCTCCGCGGTGCGGGAGTTGGGCGGCATCAAGCTGGGCCTCTTCGGCGTGGTGCTCCAGGAGACGAAGGCCACCACGAAGGCCGGCAAGGACACGCTCTTCGGGGACGTCTGCGAGGCGGCCCGGGGCGAGGTGGCGAAGCTGCGCGAGGCCGGCGCCCAGGTGGTGGTGGCCCTCACCCACCTGACGGCGGACCAGGACCGGGCGCTCACCCGCTGCGTCAAGGTGGACGCGGTGCTCGGGGGACATGACCACGAGGCGCTGGAGGACCGCAGCACGGGCACGCCCATCTTCAAGGTGGCGGCGGACGCGGTGGACCTGGGCCGGCTCACGCTGGACGTGGACGCGGCGACGGCCACGGTGCGCCAGGTGACGTGGCAGACGCTGCCGGTGACGCGGCAGGTGCCGGAGGACGCGGCCTTCAACGCGGCCATGCAGCCCTATGCCGCGCTGTTCAACCAGCTGTCCGAGCACGTAGGCCGCTCCCCCGTGCCCCTGGAAGCGCGGGCCGCGATGGTGCGCACCCAGGAGACGAACCTGGGCTCGTTCGTCGCGGATGCGTTCCGCGCGGCGGCCAGGGCGGACGTGGCGCTGGTCAACGCCGGGGCGCTGCGCGCGGACGCGGTGCTGCCCGCGGGTGGTGTCACCCGGCGGGATTTGCACGCCATCCTGCCGTACGCGGATGAGCTGGTGGTGCTGGAGGTGAAGGGGGACACGCTGCGCGCGGCGCTGGAGAACGGCGTCAGCCTCAGCCGCGAGGACTCACGGCCGGGCCGCTTTCCGCAGGTGTCCGGGCTGGAGTTCACCTTCGATTCGGACCGGCCCGCCGGACAGCGGGTGCTGGGCGTGAAGGTGGGCGGCAGGCCGTTGGACAAGGCGGCCACGTACCGGCTGGCGACGCTGAGCTTCCTCGCCAGCGGCAAGGACGGCTACGACATGCTGCGGAACCAGCCGTCCACGCCGGCCAGGGTGACGGGTAACTCGCCCCTGGACGTGCTGGCGGAGGCGTTCCGCACCGGCACGCCGTCGCCGCATGCCCAGGCGGATGGCCGTATCTCCCGGCTCGGCACTGGCGCCCTGGCTCCCGACGCGCGTCAGCCGCCCGCGCCGCTGAAGTAG
- a CDS encoding sigma-54-dependent transcriptional regulator, translating into MNQVKRAKVLVVDDDSVVLKAVTQILQREGHPVVAIDDAVEGLAAAKDPTIDVVVLDIKMPNLSGMDLLRGIKADRPDVEVIMMTAFATVETAVEAVKAGAYDYLTKPFENIDEVSLTVAKAAERKALKDRTRALEEALTVRSQFEDLIGQSTQMRSVFKLVETVSHSTATVLIQGESGTGKELVARAIHYRSARKDKPFVAVNCSALTETLLESELFGHVKGSFTGATGNKKGLFEAADGGTIFLDEIGDVPPATQVRLLRVLQEGEVKRVGANEPVKVDVRVIAATHVDLSRAKEQGKFREDLFYRLNVITIDLPPLRDRPEDVPLLAHHFLKLYASKADKKVTGISPRAMEALTCNRWTGNVRELENVIERAVVLTGNEVIDVEDLPPGFQSAPQPDSTVEVFSLAHLPYAQAKRLAMRAFERRYLSALLEKNNQNVSSAARAAGVDRSNFRRLLKQYEVAGRSMKPRVVSQDDGEALEAAS; encoded by the coding sequence GTGAACCAAGTCAAGCGCGCCAAAGTCCTCGTCGTGGATGACGACTCCGTCGTCCTCAAGGCCGTGACGCAGATTCTCCAGCGCGAGGGCCACCCGGTGGTGGCCATTGACGACGCGGTGGAGGGCCTGGCGGCCGCGAAGGATCCGACCATCGACGTGGTCGTCCTCGACATCAAGATGCCCAACCTGTCCGGCATGGACCTGCTGCGCGGCATCAAGGCCGACCGCCCGGACGTGGAGGTCATCATGATGACGGCCTTCGCCACCGTGGAGACGGCGGTGGAGGCGGTGAAGGCGGGGGCGTACGACTACCTCACCAAGCCCTTCGAGAACATCGACGAGGTCAGCCTCACGGTGGCCAAGGCGGCCGAGCGCAAGGCGCTCAAGGACCGCACCCGCGCGCTGGAGGAGGCCCTCACGGTCCGCAGCCAGTTCGAGGACCTCATCGGCCAGTCCACGCAGATGCGCTCCGTCTTCAAGCTGGTGGAGACGGTGAGCCACTCCACCGCCACGGTGCTCATCCAGGGGGAGAGCGGCACCGGCAAGGAGCTGGTGGCCCGCGCCATCCACTACCGCAGCGCGCGCAAGGACAAGCCCTTCGTGGCGGTCAACTGTTCGGCGCTGACGGAGACGCTGCTGGAGAGCGAGCTCTTCGGCCACGTGAAGGGCAGCTTCACCGGCGCCACCGGCAACAAGAAGGGCCTCTTCGAGGCGGCTGACGGCGGCACCATCTTCCTGGACGAAATTGGCGACGTGCCCCCGGCCACCCAGGTCCGCCTGCTGCGCGTGCTCCAGGAAGGGGAAGTCAAACGCGTGGGCGCCAACGAGCCGGTGAAGGTGGACGTGCGCGTCATCGCCGCCACCCACGTGGACCTGTCCCGCGCCAAGGAGCAGGGCAAGTTCCGCGAGGACCTCTTCTACCGCCTCAACGTCATCACCATCGACCTGCCGCCCCTGCGTGACCGGCCCGAGGACGTGCCCCTGCTGGCGCACCACTTCCTCAAGCTCTACGCCTCCAAGGCGGACAAGAAGGTGACGGGCATCTCCCCGCGCGCCATGGAAGCCCTCACCTGCAACCGGTGGACGGGCAACGTGCGTGAGCTGGAGAACGTCATCGAGCGCGCGGTGGTGCTGACGGGCAACGAGGTCATCGACGTGGAGGACCTGCCGCCGGGCTTCCAGTCCGCGCCGCAGCCGGACTCCACGGTGGAGGTGTTCAGCCTGGCACACCTGCCGTACGCCCAGGCCAAGCGCCTGGCGATGCGTGCCTTCGAGCGCCGCTACCTGTCCGCCCTGCTGGAGAAGAACAACCAGAACGTCTCCAGCGCCGCGCGCGCGGCGGGCGTGGACCGCTCCAACTTCCGTCGTCTGCTCAAGCAGTACGAGGTGGCCGGCCGGTCCATGAAGCCCCGCGTGGTCTCCCAGGACGACGGCGAGGCGCTGGAAGCCGCGTCCTGA
- a CDS encoding NAD(+)/NADH kinase, producing the protein MQTLAIVAKRDKPEAVALAAQIRERYPHLSVLADRTLAHELGWPRVDDRELVTRADLMVVLGGDGTLIYAARLLGGRGVPILGVNLGSLGFMTEVPVEELYPMLEQVLAGRFQVDSRMKLSCRLLRGGRVLIEDEVLNDVVINKGALARIADHETSIDGVPITTYKSDGVILATPTGSTAYSLSAGGPIVHPSVDCTVLSPICSHALTQRSIVVPADRTIRVTLRSETADTYLTIDGQTGHGLQGGDCIEVVRSHNRVNLVRNPKVAYFSILRQKLHWGER; encoded by the coding sequence GTGCAGACCCTGGCAATCGTCGCGAAGAGGGACAAGCCCGAGGCGGTAGCGCTCGCGGCTCAAATCCGTGAGCGGTACCCCCACCTGTCGGTGCTGGCGGACCGCACGCTGGCCCATGAGCTGGGCTGGCCGCGGGTGGATGACCGGGAGCTGGTGACCCGGGCGGACCTGATGGTGGTGCTGGGCGGTGACGGCACGCTCATCTACGCGGCGCGCCTGCTCGGCGGCCGCGGGGTTCCGATTCTGGGCGTCAACCTGGGCAGCCTGGGCTTCATGACGGAAGTCCCGGTGGAAGAGCTGTACCCCATGCTGGAGCAGGTGCTCGCGGGGCGCTTCCAGGTGGACTCCCGGATGAAGCTCTCCTGCCGCCTGCTGCGCGGGGGCAGGGTGCTCATCGAGGACGAGGTCCTCAACGACGTGGTCATCAACAAGGGCGCGCTGGCGCGCATCGCCGACCACGAGACGTCCATCGACGGGGTGCCCATCACCACCTACAAGTCGGACGGCGTCATCCTGGCTACGCCCACCGGCTCCACGGCGTACTCGCTGTCGGCGGGTGGGCCCATCGTCCACCCGTCGGTGGACTGCACGGTGCTGTCGCCCATCTGTTCGCACGCCCTCACGCAGCGCTCCATCGTCGTGCCGGCGGACCGGACCATCCGGGTGACGCTGCGCAGTGAGACGGCGGACACGTACCTGACCATCGACGGGCAGACGGGCCACGGGCTCCAGGGCGGGGACTGCATCGAGGTGGTGCGCTCGCACAACCGGGTGAACCTGGTGCGCAACCCGAAGGTGGCCTACTTCTCCATCCTCCGGCAGAAGCTCCACTGGGGCGAGCGCTGA
- a CDS encoding ATP-binding protein: MGSQAAYVHGQQAESPRGRLLLVDDEENILKSIRRVLRRGDWDIETATDAEQGLRAVEAFHPEVVISDFRMPGMNGVDFLTRVKQQEPRAQRIMLTGQADQQAIEEAINRSEIFRFISKPWNDSHLVLTVKSAFEQYALQAENERLYTVTQAQNAELKLLNADLEERVAQRTRMLSQAKREWELSFDCMETPLCVVRARDFAVRRANLAYADVAGRSIEEIPSDTTCYRYLFGRNEPCTGCPLPAAVESGKGARGEVRQGGRTFVVAAYPIAGDERVVCTYRDVTEEQSMTRRLIETEKMAAVGQLAGGVAHEINNPLGGILAFAQLMSRDAGRSDADLESLGLIEESALRCKRIVESLLKFSRHSRVEDRRPFDLSKCVEDAAVLFRAQLKSMPTVELTLGLADGLPKVYGDPGQLAQVVLNLLQNGLQSLPTREGKLKLVTGREGDRCFFAVTDTGTGIEEKHLPRIFEPSFTTKAPGEGTGLGLSIAYRIVQDHGGSFHVDTEVGEGSCFTVFLPIPLQLERLP; this comes from the coding sequence ATGGGTTCTCAAGCCGCATATGTCCACGGTCAGCAGGCCGAATCGCCACGCGGGCGGCTGCTCCTGGTGGATGACGAGGAGAACATCCTCAAGTCCATCCGCCGGGTGCTGCGCCGCGGCGATTGGGACATCGAGACGGCGACGGACGCCGAGCAGGGCCTGCGGGCGGTGGAGGCCTTCCACCCCGAGGTGGTCATCTCCGATTTCCGCATGCCGGGGATGAATGGCGTCGATTTCCTTACCCGGGTGAAGCAGCAGGAGCCGCGGGCCCAGCGCATCATGCTGACGGGCCAGGCGGACCAGCAGGCCATCGAAGAGGCCATCAACCGGTCGGAGATCTTCCGCTTCATCTCCAAGCCCTGGAACGACAGCCACCTGGTGTTGACGGTGAAGAGCGCCTTCGAGCAGTACGCGCTTCAGGCGGAGAACGAGCGGCTCTACACGGTGACGCAGGCGCAGAACGCGGAGCTGAAGCTGCTCAACGCGGACCTGGAGGAGCGCGTCGCCCAGCGCACGCGCATGCTGAGCCAGGCCAAGCGCGAGTGGGAGCTGTCCTTCGACTGCATGGAGACGCCGCTGTGCGTGGTGCGCGCGCGGGACTTCGCGGTGCGGCGGGCGAACCTGGCGTACGCGGACGTGGCGGGGCGCTCCATCGAGGAGATTCCCTCCGACACCACGTGCTACCGCTACCTCTTCGGCCGCAACGAGCCGTGCACGGGCTGCCCGCTGCCGGCGGCGGTGGAGAGCGGCAAGGGCGCGCGCGGTGAGGTCCGTCAGGGCGGGCGCACCTTCGTGGTGGCCGCCTACCCCATTGCGGGGGATGAGCGCGTCGTCTGCACCTACCGGGACGTCACCGAGGAGCAGTCGATGACGCGGCGGCTCATCGAGACGGAGAAGATGGCCGCGGTGGGCCAGCTCGCCGGCGGGGTGGCGCACGAAATCAACAATCCGCTGGGCGGCATCCTCGCCTTCGCGCAGTTGATGTCGCGCGACGCGGGCCGCAGCGACGCGGACCTGGAGTCGCTGGGCCTCATCGAGGAGAGCGCGCTGCGCTGCAAGCGCATCGTGGAGAGCCTCCTCAAGTTCAGCCGCCACAGCCGCGTGGAGGACCGGCGGCCCTTCGACTTGTCCAAGTGCGTGGAGGACGCGGCGGTGCTGTTCCGCGCGCAGCTCAAGTCCATGCCCACGGTGGAGCTGACGCTGGGGCTCGCGGACGGCCTGCCCAAGGTGTACGGCGACCCCGGTCAGCTCGCGCAGGTGGTGCTCAACCTGTTGCAGAACGGTCTCCAGTCGCTGCCCACGCGTGAGGGCAAGCTGAAGCTGGTGACGGGTCGCGAAGGCGACCGCTGCTTCTTCGCGGTGACGGACACCGGCACGGGTATCGAGGAGAAGCACCTGCCTCGCATCTTCGAGCCGTCGTTCACCACCAAGGCCCCGGGTGAAGGCACCGGCCTGGGGCTCTCCATTGCCTACCGCATCGTCCAGGACCACGGGGGCAGCTTCCACGTGGACACCGAGGTCGGAGAAGGCTCCTGCTTCACCGTTTTTCTGCCCATCCCCCTGCAGCTCGAGAGGTTGCCGTGA
- a CDS encoding glycosyltransferase family 2 protein: MAQYPSISLFFPAWNEEDYVERAVSRALEVLPALTDDFEIIVVNDASTDRTREVCEALAQKVPQLRVIHHPVNLKLGGAMRTGLAASTKDIVVYSDVDLPWDMRELERALHLMSYLEADMICAFRFDRTSEGAKRIIYSFVYNMLIRSLFDIQIKDVNFSFKVMHRRVLEAMELHSQGSFIDAELVVKAIRQGFRVFQMGVDYFPRTRGVSTLASPSVITKMVRELVKLYPKMRAPQPPVHPVRLPPSVQQLHAVPPGRTARG; this comes from the coding sequence GTGGCCCAATACCCAAGCATCAGCCTGTTCTTCCCCGCCTGGAACGAAGAGGACTACGTCGAGCGCGCCGTCAGCCGGGCGCTGGAGGTCCTCCCCGCCCTGACGGACGACTTCGAAATCATCGTCGTCAACGACGCATCCACGGACCGCACCCGTGAGGTCTGTGAGGCGCTGGCCCAGAAGGTCCCCCAACTGCGTGTCATCCACCACCCCGTGAATCTGAAGCTGGGTGGCGCCATGCGCACCGGGCTGGCGGCCTCGACGAAGGACATCGTCGTGTACTCCGATGTAGACCTGCCCTGGGACATGCGCGAGCTGGAGCGGGCGCTGCACCTGATGTCGTACCTGGAGGCGGACATGATTTGCGCCTTCCGGTTCGACCGCACGAGCGAGGGCGCCAAGCGCATCATCTACTCGTTCGTCTACAACATGCTCATCCGGTCGCTGTTCGACATCCAGATCAAGGACGTCAACTTCAGCTTCAAGGTGATGCACCGCCGCGTGCTGGAGGCCATGGAGCTGCACAGCCAGGGCTCGTTCATCGACGCGGAGCTCGTGGTGAAGGCCATCCGCCAGGGCTTCCGCGTGTTCCAGATGGGCGTGGACTACTTCCCACGCACGCGCGGCGTGTCCACGCTGGCCTCGCCCTCCGTCATCACGAAGATGGTGCGGGAGCTGGTGAAGCTCTATCCGAAGATGCGCGCGCCGCAGCCGCCAGTGCACCCGGTGCGCTTGCCGCCTTCCGTGCAGCAGCTCCACGCGGTGCCGCCGGGCCGCACGGCGCGAGGCTGA
- a CDS encoding class I SAM-dependent methyltransferase produces MSDLIEQALLRYDGLPVAERFHVHARAFSAPLLAMAARTPVGAVADIGCGHGLLSALLALEDPRRTVHGVDPDSRKVAWARRALAGQPNVRIEEGTVEETLAGGASGRFDAAVVCDVLYLLPEPKWPGFLSTVRDLLKPSGRLLLKEVEGDGSWKHRKALAQEWVMVSLLGRTKASGGMALKPRAEMTRYLKDAGFAVREVVDLGQGYTTPHVLYVAENSVP; encoded by the coding sequence ATGAGCGACCTCATCGAACAGGCCCTCCTGCGCTACGACGGGCTGCCCGTCGCCGAGCGCTTCCACGTCCACGCGCGGGCCTTCTCCGCGCCGCTGCTGGCCATGGCCGCGCGCACGCCCGTGGGCGCTGTGGCGGACATTGGCTGTGGGCATGGGTTGCTGTCCGCGCTGCTGGCGCTGGAGGACCCGCGCCGCACCGTGCACGGCGTGGACCCGGACTCGCGCAAGGTGGCCTGGGCACGGCGGGCGCTCGCGGGCCAGCCCAACGTGCGCATCGAGGAAGGCACCGTGGAGGAGACACTGGCCGGGGGCGCTTCCGGGCGCTTCGACGCGGCGGTGGTGTGCGACGTGCTGTACCTGCTGCCGGAGCCGAAGTGGCCCGGCTTCCTCTCCACGGTGCGGGACCTGCTGAAGCCCAGCGGGCGGCTGCTGCTCAAGGAGGTGGAGGGTGACGGCTCCTGGAAGCACCGCAAGGCGCTGGCGCAGGAGTGGGTGATGGTGTCGCTGCTGGGCCGCACGAAGGCCAGCGGCGGCATGGCGCTGAAGCCTCGAGCCGAGATGACGCGCTACCTGAAGGACGCGGGCTTCGCGGTGCGAGAGGTGGTGGACCTGGGCCAGGGCTACACCACGCCGCACGTCCTCTACGTGGCGGAGAACAGCGTTCCGTAG
- a CDS encoding ChbG/HpnK family deacetylase: protein MTRPLTRLVVNADDLGLHASLDAGILRAHRDGIVTSATLLATGPTAPEAAARAKEARLAVGLHLALSTRLPPAAPAHEVPTVAPEGRLRGSWADFARAWLTGQVRRDELARELSAQLQRARALGVTVDHLDGHQHLHLLPGVRPLVESLAAREGLPLRWPDALPRPRWLKAPGPALKATVLAVLARAAPRAPKGVRRVSAGGVFEAGMLDEAALLAVVDALPAGDFELGCHPGEGTPHVPEDPAWRYGWQAELAALTSARVKARLHERGIELHSYGTLFSAT, encoded by the coding sequence ATGACGCGCCCCCTCACGCGCCTGGTGGTGAACGCGGACGACCTGGGGCTCCATGCCTCGCTGGACGCGGGCATCCTCCGCGCGCACCGCGACGGCATCGTCACCAGCGCCACGCTGCTGGCCACGGGCCCCACCGCGCCCGAGGCCGCCGCCCGCGCGAAGGAGGCACGGCTCGCGGTGGGCCTCCACCTGGCGCTCTCCACGCGGCTGCCTCCCGCGGCGCCCGCGCACGAGGTGCCCACGGTGGCACCGGAGGGCCGGCTGCGTGGCAGCTGGGCCGACTTCGCCCGCGCCTGGCTCACCGGACAGGTTCGCCGGGACGAGCTGGCGCGCGAGCTCTCCGCTCAGCTTCAGCGGGCCCGCGCCCTGGGCGTGACGGTGGACCACCTGGACGGGCACCAGCACCTGCACCTGCTGCCCGGGGTACGTCCCCTGGTGGAGTCCCTGGCCGCGCGCGAGGGGCTGCCCCTGCGCTGGCCGGACGCCCTGCCTCGCCCTCGCTGGCTGAAGGCGCCGGGCCCCGCGCTGAAGGCCACGGTGCTGGCCGTGCTCGCGCGCGCCGCGCCTCGGGCCCCCAAGGGCGTGCGCCGGGTGAGCGCGGGCGGCGTCTTCGAAGCGGGGATGCTGGACGAGGCCGCCCTGCTCGCGGTGGTGGACGCGCTGCCCGCGGGCGACTTCGAGCTGGGCTGTCACCCGGGTGAAGGCACGCCGCACGTCCCCGAAGACCCGGCGTGGCGCTACGGCTGGCAGGCGGAGCTGGCCGCCCTCACCAGCGCGCGCGTGAAGGCGCGGCTGCACGAGCGCGGCATCGAGCTTCACAGCTACGGAACGCTGTTCTCCGCCACGTAG
- a CDS encoding YdcF family protein, which translates to MFLFLSKVLDLLLAPLSWALLLWLVAWGLRRRRERLSRVLSVLGGVVLYAFSIEPVAMGLMRAAEAGAVRSFQPGATYDAVIVLGGALDPAATERTGVPEYNAAAERVLRGFELLHEGRARRVLLSGGSLDPRPEAVVEADVLLRQLQQWGIPRERIVTEGRSRNTRENAVESARIIQERGWKSLLLVTSAAHMPRAAGCFAAVGLRPDLLPVDSRASNTPLRRMSWLPRSGALNLSTDALRELAGRAVYRVRGWTAP; encoded by the coding sequence GTGTTCCTCTTCCTGTCGAAGGTGCTCGACCTGTTGCTGGCGCCGCTCTCCTGGGCGCTGCTGCTGTGGCTGGTGGCCTGGGGGCTGCGGCGGCGACGTGAGCGGCTGTCGCGGGTGCTGAGTGTGCTGGGCGGGGTGGTGCTGTACGCCTTCTCCATCGAGCCGGTGGCCATGGGCCTGATGCGGGCGGCGGAGGCGGGGGCGGTGCGGTCCTTCCAGCCGGGGGCCACGTATGACGCCGTCATCGTCCTGGGGGGCGCGTTGGATCCGGCCGCCACGGAGCGCACCGGCGTGCCGGAGTACAACGCGGCGGCGGAGCGGGTGCTGCGGGGCTTCGAGCTGCTGCACGAGGGCCGGGCTCGGCGGGTGCTCCTCTCCGGCGGTTCGCTGGACCCGAGGCCCGAGGCGGTGGTGGAGGCGGACGTGCTGCTCCGGCAGCTCCAGCAGTGGGGGATTCCGCGGGAGCGCATCGTCACGGAAGGGCGCAGCCGGAATACACGGGAGAACGCGGTGGAGTCCGCGCGCATCATCCAGGAGCGAGGGTGGAAGTCCCTGCTGCTGGTGACGAGCGCCGCGCACATGCCGCGCGCCGCGGGTTGCTTCGCGGCGGTGGGGCTGCGTCCGGACCTGTTGCCGGTGGACTCGCGGGCGTCGAACACGCCGCTGCGGCGCATGAGCTGGTTGCCGAGGTCTGGGGCCCTCAACCTGAGCACCGACGCCCTGCGCGAGCTGGCGGGGCGTGCGGTGTATCGCGTGCGAGGCTGGACGGCGCCTTGA